The Solibacillus daqui genome has a segment encoding these proteins:
- a CDS encoding chemotaxis protein, which translates to MKKPFATLSALLLLSTTLAACNTDTSEPDTNTADNEKPQTEQTQTETSTEETTTTTQTTTEPAKDAGETNEPAQAKPQQTDEQATLTYSSNGQTFKEAVITSKSAEMNYSIEHFENYTLEAEEPGIDHLLYNADDNFSMQIEVTEKGEVTFDDIKSSVTESMSAISSDVKEHDFSAILEHHTDIIQIVGYETTFENTDKVIKLAFERDNMFVTLTIYDTVAADLQDAFLQMGLTIQ; encoded by the coding sequence ATGAAAAAACCATTCGCAACATTGAGTGCATTGCTATTACTATCAACTACATTAGCTGCTTGTAATACTGATACAAGCGAGCCTGACACGAATACGGCTGATAACGAAAAACCTCAAACAGAGCAAACTCAAACAGAAACAAGTACCGAAGAAACGACTACAACAACTCAGACAACAACAGAACCCGCTAAAGATGCTGGAGAAACGAATGAACCAGCACAAGCAAAGCCTCAACAAACTGATGAACAAGCAACATTAACTTATAGTTCTAACGGTCAAACGTTTAAAGAGGCGGTTATTACTTCAAAAAGTGCAGAGATGAATTATTCTATTGAACATTTTGAAAACTACACATTAGAGGCAGAGGAACCTGGTATCGATCATTTACTCTACAATGCTGATGACAATTTCTCAATGCAAATTGAAGTTACTGAAAAGGGTGAGGTAACATTTGATGATATAAAGTCTTCTGTAACTGAATCAATGAGTGCGATTTCATCAGATGTGAAAGAACATGATTTCAGCGCTATTTTAGAGCATCATACTGACATTATTCAAATTGTCGGTTACGAAACAACGTTTGAAAATACTGATAAAGTTATTAAACTTGCATTTGAACGAGACAATATGTTTGTAACACTGACAATTTATGATACGGTAGCAGCAGACTTACAAGACGCATTTTTACAAATGGGCTTAACAATTCAATAA
- a CDS encoding CPBP family intramembrane glutamic endopeptidase: MKTDKQTITLLLSLIFIYSMMFFTFHEKSIFWYLYAFTLLVGIAIALVTGKFEDRIPTWQYLIYGIGYGTITYGFVKLGYTLLPYIDSNVTTEIPKFLNVYGPQNIFHYIMLIFIIAVGEEMFWRGYVQQQLKRYTSPAWAVFITAMLFSLSLAISGFIPGAMAAIVAGLLWGALYEWKKSLPLIIVAHIVFVLLLFLVLPLF; the protein is encoded by the coding sequence ATGAAAACGGATAAACAAACGATTACACTCCTCCTGTCATTGATTTTTATTTATAGTATGATGTTTTTCACTTTTCATGAAAAATCAATCTTTTGGTATCTATATGCTTTCACTTTACTAGTGGGGATAGCGATTGCTTTAGTCACAGGTAAATTCGAAGACCGCATTCCAACTTGGCAATATTTAATTTATGGAATTGGTTATGGGACAATTACGTACGGTTTTGTTAAATTAGGCTATACTCTGCTACCTTATATCGATTCTAATGTAACAACTGAAATCCCAAAATTTTTAAATGTTTACGGTCCACAAAATATATTCCATTACATCATGCTTATTTTTATTATCGCAGTTGGTGAGGAAATGTTTTGGCGTGGCTATGTGCAGCAACAACTAAAACGCTATACATCACCTGCTTGGGCTGTTTTTATTACTGCAATGTTGTTTTCATTATCGCTAGCAATTAGCGGATTTATCCCAGGGGCAATGGCTGCCATTGTCGCAGGTCTTTTATGGGGTGCACTTTATGAATGGAAAAAAAGCTTACCACTCATTATCGTTGCACATATCGTCTTTGTTTTATTATTATTTTTAGTTTTACCGTTATTTTGA
- a CDS encoding YkvS family protein, whose amino-acid sequence MKIAEVGNIIEFKDGLRGIVEKVNENSVIVNITIMDNFHELEMEEKTVVNHKRYKILANHE is encoded by the coding sequence GTGAAAATTGCTGAAGTTGGAAATATTATCGAGTTCAAAGATGGATTAAGAGGTATTGTTGAAAAGGTCAATGAAAATTCGGTTATTGTGAATATTACAATCATGGATAATTTTCACGAATTAGAAATGGAAGAAAAAACAGTTGTTAATCATAAACGCTACAAGATTTTAGCAAATCACGAATAA
- a CDS encoding aspartyl-phosphate phosphatase Spo0E family protein, producing MDEVRFDESLLHQIEIKRQLMIQSGIENGLQSKQTLCLSKQVDHLMNKFNQIYHRKLGISGQK from the coding sequence TTGGACGAAGTCAGGTTTGATGAATCGTTATTACATCAAATTGAAATTAAAAGACAACTCATGATTCAATCTGGTATTGAAAATGGATTACAAAGTAAACAAACGCTTTGTTTAAGCAAGCAAGTTGATCATTTAATGAACAAATTCAATCAAATTTATCATAGAAAATTGGGCATTTCAGGACAAAAGTAA
- a CDS encoding NAD(P)-dependent oxidoreductase has product MDMKKIGFIGTGVMGASIVKHLLHAGHEVTVYTRTKTKADALVALGAKWAETPAKATEEQQIVFTMVGYPKDVEEVYSGDEGIFSSAKQGTIVVDMTTSEPTLAKKLYEQAKEIGVHSLDAPVSGGDIGAQNGTLSLMVGGDEAVFEQMKPIFEVFGQNIVYQGAAGAGHHTKMCNQIAIASGMIGVCESMVYGLNAGLTMDEVLRSITAGAAGSWSLSNLAPRMLKEDFDPGFYIKHMIKDMKIALDEAERMNIQLPGLILAKSMYDKLLEDGYGENGTQALIKCYE; this is encoded by the coding sequence ATGGATATGAAAAAAATTGGCTTTATCGGAACAGGTGTTATGGGAGCGAGTATTGTAAAGCATTTACTTCATGCAGGACACGAGGTAACGGTTTATACACGTACGAAAACTAAGGCGGATGCTTTAGTTGCGCTTGGTGCAAAATGGGCAGAGACGCCAGCAAAGGCTACAGAAGAACAGCAAATAGTATTTACAATGGTTGGCTATCCGAAAGATGTAGAAGAAGTATATAGCGGTGACGAAGGGATTTTTTCTTCTGCAAAACAAGGGACAATTGTTGTTGATATGACAACGAGTGAACCAACGTTAGCGAAAAAATTATACGAACAAGCAAAAGAAATCGGTGTACATAGTTTAGATGCTCCTGTATCAGGTGGAGATATTGGCGCGCAAAATGGAACATTATCATTAATGGTTGGTGGAGATGAGGCTGTTTTTGAACAGATGAAACCGATCTTTGAAGTTTTTGGACAAAATATTGTTTATCAGGGTGCAGCAGGTGCAGGACATCATACGAAAATGTGCAACCAAATTGCCATTGCATCAGGAATGATTGGTGTTTGTGAGTCAATGGTCTATGGGTTAAATGCTGGACTAACGATGGATGAAGTATTACGTTCAATTACAGCAGGTGCAGCGGGTTCTTGGTCACTTTCAAATCTAGCACCACGCATGCTGAAAGAAGACTTCGATCCAGGTTTTTACATAAAGCATATGATTAAAGATATGAAAATCGCTTTAGATGAGGCAGAACGCATGAATATTCAATTACCAGGTCTTATTTTAGCAAAATCTATGTATGATAAATTACTTGAAGATGGTTATGGTGAAAATGGTACACAAGCACTAATTAAATGTTATGAATAA
- a CDS encoding chemotaxis protein, with the protein MENQKGILLESGTNELEIVEFEVANNKFGINVIKVKEIIQPIPVTFIPHVHPHVEGIIQLRGEVLPVVDMLKVLGIPTENRNPQQKYIVAEFNKQRVVFHVDNVTQIHRISWDQIEKPSDMYQGGSSQVIGVIKYNEEMILLLDFEKIMVDINPESSISVESVKKLGKRERTEKKVIIAEDSPLLRKLLFDTMNEAGYVNTEFFENGRDAYDYLEALAKADKEIEKHVQMIVTDIEMPQMDGHHLTKKIKSHPDLQKLPVIIFSSLITDDLRHKGDQVGAEDQISKPEIAELILRMDKLIL; encoded by the coding sequence ATGGAAAATCAAAAAGGGATTTTACTAGAAAGTGGAACAAATGAACTTGAAATTGTTGAATTTGAAGTAGCAAATAATAAATTTGGTATTAATGTAATTAAAGTAAAAGAGATTATTCAACCTATTCCCGTGACATTTATTCCACATGTGCACCCTCACGTAGAAGGCATCATTCAATTACGTGGAGAAGTACTGCCAGTTGTAGATATGTTAAAAGTATTAGGCATTCCAACAGAAAATCGTAATCCACAGCAAAAGTACATTGTTGCAGAATTTAACAAACAACGAGTTGTATTCCATGTAGACAATGTAACGCAAATTCACCGTATTTCTTGGGATCAAATCGAAAAGCCATCTGATATGTACCAAGGTGGTTCTTCACAAGTAATTGGTGTTATTAAATACAACGAAGAAATGATTTTATTACTAGACTTCGAAAAAATCATGGTAGACATTAACCCTGAATCGAGTATTAGCGTAGAATCCGTGAAAAAACTTGGTAAACGTGAGCGTACAGAAAAGAAAGTCATTATCGCGGAAGACTCGCCATTATTACGTAAACTATTATTCGATACTATGAATGAAGCAGGTTATGTGAATACAGAGTTCTTCGAAAACGGCCGCGATGCATATGATTATTTAGAGGCACTTGCGAAAGCAGATAAGGAAATCGAAAAGCATGTCCAAATGATCGTAACCGATATCGAAATGCCGCAAATGGATGGGCATCATTTAACGAAGAAAATTAAATCACATCCAGATCTACAAAAATTACCGGTAATTATCTTCTCAAGTTTAATTACAGATGATTTACGTCACAAAGGTGATCAGGTAGGGGCAGAAGACCAAATTTCAAAACCAGAAATTGCCGAACTTATTTTACGCATGGATAAGTTAATTTTGTAA
- a CDS encoding Ppx/GppA phosphatase family protein, translating into MKNLKTAIIDIGSNTIRLVLYSYNKNEGLREFGNIKTVARLRTYLLPNGEMSEEGIQLLADTLKSFRLILADYDVTDVKAAATAAVRQAANNEEIIRRMQEETGITIDILSEEEEAYYGFVAVAHSMDTPSAVTIDIGGGSTEITLFINKKLQKTISFPFGTVSLKQMFIKGTIINNDERIKLRDYVTEQFSSLPWIKDVAFPIIGIGGSARNIAQVHQQKTNYPLSGVHEYTIMQDDLGTLRDYLTQFSFEQLKQLNGLSSDRADTIVPALEVFLALLSVVGTDTFQVSKKGLREGLIIGRVLQGNSKAYNKYNVFEESARQLAHAYGRTEEEVHTLAELTGQFYRECCNLQLFHSNEADLELLIKGAKVYAIGEYIELDSSSQHTFYLISNQSLSGISHINRVKLALLASYKNREYFERFAQPFDSWMSKEELKKLRDFGAVLKFVYALNMTKRNVVKQLIIKNNGDDLLIEVMTSERANAEMAQVEKQKKHIERVFKKNITIVFNVEGWNC; encoded by the coding sequence ATGAAAAATTTAAAAACGGCCATTATTGATATCGGTTCGAACACCATTCGACTTGTATTATATTCATATAATAAAAATGAAGGATTACGTGAGTTTGGCAATATTAAAACGGTGGCGCGCCTTCGCACTTATCTATTACCAAATGGAGAAATGTCTGAAGAAGGTATCCAACTGCTAGCTGATACATTAAAGTCGTTTCGATTAATATTAGCGGATTATGATGTGACAGATGTAAAGGCTGCGGCAACAGCAGCTGTGCGTCAAGCGGCTAATAATGAAGAGATCATTCGTCGTATGCAAGAAGAAACTGGGATTACAATTGATATTTTATCCGAAGAAGAAGAAGCCTACTATGGATTCGTTGCGGTAGCACATTCAATGGATACACCATCTGCTGTCACAATCGATATCGGTGGTGGTTCGACGGAAATCACCTTATTCATCAATAAAAAGCTACAAAAAACGATTAGCTTTCCTTTTGGTACCGTATCATTAAAACAAATGTTTATAAAGGGCACCATTATTAATAATGACGAACGAATTAAGCTACGTGATTACGTGACCGAACAATTTAGTTCGTTGCCATGGATCAAGGACGTAGCCTTCCCGATTATTGGAATTGGTGGGAGTGCTCGTAATATTGCTCAGGTACATCAGCAAAAAACCAATTATCCATTATCAGGTGTTCATGAATATACAATAATGCAGGATGATTTAGGAACGTTGCGAGACTATTTAACACAGTTTTCATTTGAGCAACTAAAGCAACTAAATGGGCTATCTTCAGACCGTGCAGATACGATTGTGCCTGCATTAGAAGTGTTCCTTGCATTATTATCAGTCGTAGGAACTGATACATTCCAAGTAAGTAAAAAGGGGTTACGTGAAGGGTTAATTATTGGGCGAGTATTGCAGGGAAATTCAAAGGCATACAATAAATACAATGTATTTGAGGAAAGCGCACGCCAATTAGCACATGCCTATGGACGTACAGAAGAAGAGGTTCATACACTTGCTGAGCTAACGGGGCAATTTTATCGAGAGTGCTGTAATTTACAACTATTTCATTCTAACGAAGCAGACTTAGAGCTATTAATAAAAGGCGCAAAGGTGTATGCAATCGGTGAATACATCGAGCTTGATTCATCTAGTCAACATACATTTTATTTAATATCTAATCAGTCATTGTCAGGTATTTCGCATATAAACCGCGTCAAGTTAGCGCTACTTGCATCATATAAAAATCGTGAATATTTTGAACGTTTTGCACAACCTTTTGATAGTTGGATGTCAAAAGAGGAATTAAAAAAACTACGTGATTTTGGTGCGGTTTTAAAGTTTGTTTATGCATTGAATATGACGAAGCGCAATGTGGTAAAGCAACTTATCATTAAAAATAATGGAGATGACCTTTTAATAGAAGTGATGACGTCAGAGCGAGCAAATGCGGAAATGGCACAAGTAGAGAAACAGAAAAAACATATCGAGCGAGTGTTCAAAAAAAATATTACAATTGTGTTCAATGTTGAAGGGTGGAATTGTTGA
- a CDS encoding RNA degradosome polyphosphate kinase, which yields MFESEDTSENTKSDFLMLEEIAKPEYYNNRELSWLAFNERVLEEAEDTNNPLLERLKFLAIFSSNLDEFFMVRVAGLQDQIRAGFHKPENKSGLTPKEQLTKIAERTQALVRRQTEVYRHLVHDLLPKENVFVRDLKLLTAEQKNFLHELFDETIFPVLTPVAVDAYRPFPTLLGRTLNLLVLLENNNTDTEMLDKVAIVQVPSVLERFIKVPTQGNETVFVLLEDVISSNIDRLFYGYKVKSSQAFRLTRNADLTIHEEGAQDLLVEIEKELKKRKWGVGSRLEVRDKEMSDDVLEYLLDEFEIEESDVFKIDGPLDLTTMFSFVKVISAGREHLEYESFIPQPPQDLQSDENIFEKSLIQDLFFHHPYESFAPIVDFIAEAAKDPSVLAIKQTLYRVSGNSPIIQALKQAAENGKQVTVLVELKARFDEENNVHWAKQLEQAGCLVIYGMNNLKTHSKITLVVRRRQGKIERFVHLGTGNYNDATAKIYTDMGIITSNKEFGIDATNFFNYLSGYTEKPEFHHIRVSPYDIRDEFIELINKEIALHKKHGNGFIRAKMNSLTDKDLMMKLYEASIAGVKIELIIRGICCIRPGIPGISENITVTSIVGRFLEHSRIFWFHHNGEDSLYLSSADMMTRNMIKRVEILFPIYSAEIKKRIHRIMMSQLEDNQKARIQDSNGKYHYKENHNSNVRINSQEVFLIESLGTIVEE from the coding sequence ATGTTTGAATCAGAAGATACATCAGAAAATACCAAGTCAGATTTTCTGATGTTAGAAGAAATCGCGAAACCAGAGTATTACAATAACCGTGAGCTAAGTTGGTTAGCGTTTAACGAACGTGTACTAGAAGAAGCGGAAGATACAAATAATCCTTTACTAGAACGCTTAAAATTTTTGGCGATTTTCAGCTCAAATTTAGATGAGTTTTTCATGGTACGTGTAGCTGGTTTACAAGACCAAATTCGAGCAGGCTTCCACAAACCTGAAAATAAGTCAGGCTTAACTCCAAAAGAACAATTAACAAAAATTGCAGAGCGTACACAAGCATTAGTACGTCGTCAAACCGAAGTATACCGTCATTTAGTGCATGATTTATTACCAAAAGAAAATGTTTTTGTACGTGATTTAAAATTGTTAACGGCTGAACAAAAAAATTTCCTTCATGAATTATTTGACGAAACGATTTTCCCGGTATTAACTCCAGTAGCGGTTGATGCATATCGTCCATTCCCAACATTACTTGGCCGCACGTTAAACTTACTTGTGCTGCTAGAAAATAATAACACAGATACAGAAATGTTAGATAAAGTCGCAATTGTGCAGGTCCCATCAGTATTAGAACGCTTTATTAAAGTACCTACCCAAGGTAATGAAACGGTATTTGTATTATTAGAAGATGTCATTTCAAGCAATATTGACCGCTTGTTCTATGGATATAAAGTGAAGTCATCTCAAGCATTCCGTTTAACGCGTAATGCAGATTTAACGATTCATGAAGAAGGTGCACAAGACTTACTTGTAGAAATCGAAAAAGAGTTAAAGAAACGTAAATGGGGCGTTGGTTCACGTTTAGAAGTACGTGATAAAGAAATGAGTGATGACGTTTTAGAATACTTACTAGATGAATTTGAAATTGAAGAGTCAGACGTATTTAAAATTGATGGACCACTAGATTTAACGACAATGTTTAGTTTTGTGAAGGTCATTTCAGCTGGCCGTGAGCATTTAGAATATGAAAGCTTCATCCCTCAACCACCACAGGATTTACAATCGGATGAAAATATTTTTGAAAAATCATTAATACAAGATTTATTCTTCCACCATCCATATGAGTCATTTGCGCCGATTGTTGATTTTATTGCAGAAGCAGCCAAAGATCCGAGCGTGCTTGCGATTAAGCAAACGCTGTATCGTGTAAGTGGGAATTCACCAATTATTCAAGCGTTAAAGCAAGCTGCTGAAAATGGTAAGCAAGTAACGGTGCTTGTTGAGTTAAAGGCACGCTTTGACGAAGAAAATAATGTGCATTGGGCGAAGCAACTAGAACAAGCAGGGTGCCTTGTTATTTATGGAATGAATAATTTAAAAACGCACTCAAAAATTACATTAGTTGTTCGCCGTCGCCAAGGTAAAATCGAGCGCTTTGTTCACCTAGGTACAGGAAATTACAATGACGCCACGGCAAAAATATATACAGATATGGGGATTATTACGTCAAACAAGGAATTTGGCATTGACGCAACAAACTTCTTTAACTATTTAAGCGGCTATACAGAAAAGCCAGAATTCCATCATATTCGCGTATCACCATATGATATTCGTGATGAATTTATTGAATTAATTAATAAAGAAATAGCGTTACATAAAAAACATGGCAATGGTTTTATTCGTGCAAAAATGAATTCATTAACGGATAAAGATTTAATGATGAAATTATATGAGGCGTCAATTGCTGGTGTGAAAATTGAGCTAATTATTCGTGGTATTTGCTGTATCCGTCCTGGTATTCCAGGCATTTCAGAAAATATTACGGTAACGAGTATCGTAGGTCGCTTCCTAGAGCACTCGCGTATTTTTTGGTTCCATCACAATGGTGAAGACAGCTTGTATTTATCTTCAGCCGATATGATGACACGTAATATGATTAAGCGAGTTGAAATTTTATTCCCGATTTATTCAGCGGAAATTAAAAAACGCATACATCGCATTATGATGTCTCAACTAGAAGATAATCAAAAAGCGCGTATTCAGGATTCTAATGGGAAATACCACTACAAAGAAAACCACAATAGCAATGTTCGCATTAATAGCCAAGAAGTGTTCCTAATCGAATCACTTGGGACAATTGTGGAAGAATAA
- the fadH gene encoding 2,4-dienoyl-CoA reductase, with translation MLQGKTIIITGGSSGMGLGMAKQFVQEGASVVITGRDVERLANAKTEILAFGSNIETFQMDVREPEHVQAMVDFTVEKFGRIDSLVNNAAGNFLVHAEKLSPNGWKAVIDIVLNGTFYCSSAVGRYWIEKGIKGSILNMVATYAWGAGAGVIHSAAAKAGVLSLTRTLAVEWGSQYGIRSNAIAPGPIERTGGAEKLWESEEQAKRTINSVPLRRLGTPEEIADLAAFMLSDKAGYLNGECISLDGGQWLNQHPF, from the coding sequence ATGTTACAAGGTAAGACGATTATTATTACTGGTGGCTCTAGTGGGATGGGGCTGGGCATGGCGAAACAATTTGTGCAAGAGGGAGCTAGTGTTGTAATTACAGGGCGCGATGTGGAGCGTTTAGCAAATGCTAAAACGGAAATTCTGGCATTTGGCTCAAATATTGAAACTTTCCAAATGGACGTACGTGAGCCAGAACATGTACAAGCTATGGTCGACTTTACCGTTGAAAAATTTGGACGTATTGATAGTTTAGTAAATAATGCAGCTGGTAACTTTTTAGTGCATGCAGAAAAGCTGTCACCAAATGGCTGGAAGGCTGTCATTGATATCGTGTTAAATGGTACGTTCTATTGTTCTTCAGCAGTAGGCCGTTACTGGATTGAAAAGGGGATTAAGGGATCGATTTTAAATATGGTTGCCACATATGCATGGGGTGCAGGTGCTGGTGTTATTCATTCGGCTGCTGCAAAGGCTGGTGTGCTATCCCTTACGCGTACATTAGCAGTTGAATGGGGCAGTCAATACGGAATTCGTTCTAATGCCATCGCACCTGGGCCAATTGAACGTACAGGAGGCGCGGAAAAACTGTGGGAATCAGAGGAGCAGGCAAAGCGCACGATTAATTCAGTACCATTAAGACGCCTTGGTACACCAGAAGAAATTGCAGATTTAGCAGCGTTTATGCTGTCAGATAAGGCAGGCTATTTAAATGGTGAATGCATTTCATTAGATGGCGGTCAATGGTTAAATCAACATCCATTTTAA
- a CDS encoding short-chain dehydrogenase codes for MGMWLYPTIFVCIVLCLIGYYLTVKVGHKIEHSGEERDSEVPDKIIEHPFLLNPIVLSYAVFLAFTGIIIFYYWARGY; via the coding sequence GTGGGTATGTGGCTTTATCCAACGATTTTTGTTTGCATAGTACTTTGTTTAATTGGCTATTATTTAACCGTAAAAGTGGGACATAAAATTGAGCATAGTGGTGAAGAGCGGGATTCAGAAGTGCCTGACAAAATTATAGAGCATCCATTTTTACTTAATCCAATTGTGTTATCATACGCGGTATTTTTAGCATTTACAGGTATTATTATTTTTTATTATTGGGCACGTGGTTACTAA
- the cbpB gene encoding cyclic-di-AMP-binding protein CbpB, with translation MISTNNRALLDMPIKDFIISSEKVAHVQSGNNAEHALLVLTKTGYSSIPVLDVKYRLKGLLSTKMITESILGLERIEYEKLAEIRVDDVMNHDVAYLKITDTFRRALDLVINHAFLCVIDEEGTFVGIMTRRIILKQLKKYMYQQN, from the coding sequence ATGATTTCAACGAACAACCGAGCGTTACTAGACATGCCGATTAAAGATTTTATTATTTCTTCTGAAAAGGTAGCGCATGTTCAAAGTGGGAATAACGCAGAACACGCACTGCTCGTATTAACGAAAACAGGTTATTCTTCGATCCCAGTTTTAGACGTAAAGTATCGTTTAAAGGGACTACTTAGCACAAAAATGATAACGGAATCCATTTTAGGATTAGAACGAATTGAATATGAAAAACTAGCTGAAATTCGAGTAGATGATGTTATGAATCATGATGTAGCATATTTAAAAATTACGGATACATTTCGTCGTGCACTTGATTTAGTCATTAACCATGCCTTCTTATGTGTAATCGATGAAGAAGGTACGTTTGTCGGTATTATGACGCGAAGAATTATTTTAAAGCAATTGAAAAAGTATATGTATCAACAAAATTAG